DNA from Canis lupus familiaris isolate Mischka breed German Shepherd chromosome 9, alternate assembly UU_Cfam_GSD_1.0, whole genome shotgun sequence:
CTGTTTGCTTAAACAATATAGTGTGTAGTTTTATTTGGTCTTCTGGGATTCGTCTTTTTCACTGCGCATGTCTCTACAATCCATCCATGTCACATAGCTCGTTCATTTTTCCCTGCTATATAATACTCCACCATGGCATACTGCAAAGGAAACATCAATTTTCCTGCTGATGGATGTATAGGCTGTTTCCGGTTTTGTGTTATTTCAAAGCTACTCTGAACTTTGTCTTGTGCATGTGCAAGAGTTTCTCCGGAGTACATATCCAGGAGTGGAAAGCAAGTTTTTACAATTTCCTTTTCCAGAACGATTAActtctttcatttgctttcttaagTAGCTTGTAGATATCCTGGACGTTTCTTCCTGTCAGGTGCCTATTGACTTGCATCCTTCATTTTAGCTGGGCtgtgcttttgtttatttaaccAGGCCCCTATCGTGGCTACTATCACATAAAACCCATGTCATGAATACCCCGACAACTCCAAGAAGTTACATAACATTTTTAACCCTGACAACACCCTATGAGCCTGTTCTGCCTATTTTCCAGAGCAGAGGAAGGGTGAGTAATGTGCCAAGCCCcaacagctagtaagtggcacaGCTGGACTTGAATCCAAGGGAAGGACCCCTGGGTTCACTCCCGGCGACTAGTGGATACAGGGCTCTGGGGGCCCGGGGTAGGGGAGCTCTGGATGAAACTCAACTGATTTCGAGTTCAGTGCGCCCTGGGACTCGGTTTCCCCATCCGGGCCGTGGCGGCAATAAAGCGAGATAAAACAGGCCCCACTCACACTGAAGGGCTCCAGTAGgctgctgtaattttttttttttcatcgcCACTCCCGGCTGCCGGAAGGAGCAAGCGAGGCGCCTGCACGGCCCGGGCGCGGGGtcgccagccccccacccctccccgctgGCGCCGCCCCTGGGCGGAGCCTCCCGCGGCCCCTCCAGGCTCCGCCCGCCTCCCTGGCCTGGGcccggagcggcggcggcggcggcgctagGACCcggcgggcgggggctgcggcggggcctgggcggccGGAGCGGCGCGGACCCCCGCTctcggctcccggctcccggagCCATGTGAGGGGgctcgggggccgcggggccgggcgctCCCCGGGGGAGGTGAGCGggcggcgcgcgggggcgggcAGCGGGAGGGGGGCGCTGCGTGCGCCCGGGGGAGGGGGTCGGGACCCCGGGCCGGGGGGAGATGTGCAGCCCCGGACCCCCCCTAGACCCGCTGTCCCTCGGCGGCCGCGCCTGGACATCCCGGTCCTCGCGCCCAAGGGCTGTCGCGGGGTTCGCGGGGCCCCTGCCGCTGACTACTCCATTAGGGCTCGGGGACCTGCCGCcgtcctgcctccctcctctccccagccgGGGCTGGGCTCCGGACCGCCCGGAGTGCGGgaattggggcgggggggggggaggtcggCGCGAGAGGGGGCGTAGAGGGTGAGTCGCTCCCCACCAGTGGACCTAAGGGCTCAGCGACCCCCCATCTAGACATCAggagcctccctcccccttctccccagccctcctcccacgCGGCTCGTGGGGGCGTCTCGACCCTGCAGGAGGACTCCCCGGCGGAGAGGGGCAAAGCCCCCATACAGGGGGCAGGGTGTGTCCCCCCACACGCAGCCACGGACTGAGCCCTCCTGCGCGGCCAGTCCCGGCCGAGGCCACGCTCCTGGCCCAGCGCTGGATGCCGCCGCCTCCCCAGCACGAGCAAGTCACTCCCCAGCAGGCCTGCTCCCTGGTGCTAGGCCAGGTGCTGAGCACATACTTGGTGGCCTCTGGCCGATTCCACCCGGGGAGATCCCTGAGGGAGATCCCGGCAGGCTCAGCCCTGGACTGCTCCCTGCAAACAAGCCTGCAAACAAGGCTCCCCGGCTGACTCTGGgcagctctgcctctctgtacctcagtctccttatctgtgaaatggggaatAAGAGCCCTTCCCTCCAGGGTTGCGGGGAggatggggtgagtgggtggtACCTAATGTGGCTCCCTGCACATCTTCCTTGGTATTAGAGGGAAGTGGCTAGGCGAGGTATCTGAGAAGGGGCAGTGTTCTGGCAAGCTCCAGGTGAGGCAGGCCTCCAACAATGAATAACCACAAGGCTAACAGGCACTGACCGATCACTTTCAAGCCCCCTACTTCCCTTGCCACATCTGCTGGAATCCTTTCAACAACCCCATAAGTTACCTActcttattattcccatttcagagatgaggaaactgaggctcatagagGTCACATGGCTTGCTCGAGGCCCCTCAGCCAGTAAGTGGTGGAACCGGGATTCACACTGGCACCTGAGATGCTGTATGACCGTGGCCTTCTCAGAGCTGGATTGTGATGGGGCTGACCAGGGGGTCCGTGGTCCTGGCTGAGGGCACTCATCAGGCGAAGGTGGGAAGGTAGGGAGAGGGTGGGCCAGGGAACTGGAGTGCCCTGGTGTGTCTGGGGCGTGGGGCATCCGAAGGAAAGGGTAGTGAGAGGGGAGGCTCCGCTCAGAGGCAGCTGGACGGTGAGGGCCCAGACTGCCAGGGGGTCAGTGCTGATGGGCACCACGCTGGGATTCTGGACTCCCGTCTCGCGCCCCAGCGGGGGCTGTGAGTCCGAAGACAAGTTGTTTCCTCTCCtaatgggcctcagtttcctgatctgtatgGTGGGCACTGGACCCAGCGAGAGCTCCCCCCCGGGCTGGCCCTCGGGTCCTGGCCCTCGGTCTGGGAGGAATCAGAGGCCcggcctgggaggagggggcctCCCCCGGAGAAGGGGCGGGGTTGTGCGGTGGGCGGAGTCGGGGCCCAGCCAATCAGGAGCGGCATGCGAGGAGCCTCCTTCGGCCTGGGGTTCTGTGGCTCTTGGTGGTGGCGGTGTAGGAGTAAACAGCGGCCAGGTCAGGGAGCGGGGACAGTGGCCGGAGCTGGGAGGCCCCTGGACGGAAGGACGGAGCTGGGGAGCCCTGGgcccctgtttctccctccgcaCACTCTCCCAGTGGCCTCGAATCTACTGGAGGTGGCTGGAATGCAAGTACTCCCTCCCTTTGGACAGGTGGGGAGATTGAGGTCTGGAGGGGAGCTAGGGCCTGTGAAGATGTCCCCTCGCAGCCGCGGCCGCTAAGGGCAGATGGGCAGGCAGGAAGGATTGTCCAAGGCTGCCCCGTTACTGGAGGTCCTCCACCCGCTCGGAGGGTGGGACTGTGATTATTGCCCATTGGTGAGTCTGTGCCCTTAACCCCGAGATCTTATTGTTAATTAACGAAGTCATTAAGCGAACCTCCTGCACCGATCTCtgaggcttcacagaggagatgGTGAGTGAGGATCTGGGCCGGCCCCACCCTCAGGGAGCTCTCAGCCGCTCTCAGCCTAGTGGGGAGGTGACACATAGGAAGTTGTTGGCCTCCCCCAGGCTTGGAGGatgagagagcgtgagcagggtGCAGGAGGGCAGGGTGTTCTAGATAGAAGGGATGTGTTCTAGATAGAAGGGACAGTTAATGCAAGATCTGGAAGGGTGCTTTGCAGAGAACTTTGGGGACCTGTAAGGAATATTGCCTTATTCCAAGACCACAGGGACCTACATCAGAGTGTGGCGTAGGAGTGTGCATGGGGCTCTTGCTGGGTTGGGGTGCAGCCTCAGACCAGTCGGTTGCCTAGGAGAGCTAAGGTATGGGGAGGTCCCTGTTCGGGGAGCGGAGTGGGAGAGAGCAGGGgaccaagagagaggcagggctCTGCCACcacctggctgtgtgacctcaagcagGTTGCtgccctttctgggcctcagtgtctccCTCTGCAAAATGGATATGGCCTTGAGCCTTGAAGTCTTGCGTGGGTAAGAGGGCTggtagggtggggagggtgtAGCCTTTGACCGGCTGTTCTAGGGGAGAGGACTCAAGCCATAACCTTTTCTGTGGCTTGCAGGTGTGACCCCACATCCCTGCCCCCTGGGCCACCTACAGGACGCtggcccctgcccctcagcaGACGCCGGAGAGAGATGAGTAGCAACAAAGTAAGCCCCCCTCATTTCTTGTCCTTATCTCAGCTTTTTACTTTCTCAGTGAAGTGGGCTCCTTTGGGCCTGCCTCCTCAGGCCACTACCGGTGTCTCTTCCCTACCAAGAAGTGGCTGATGCCTGAGAGGCTTGAGCTCTGCTGTGGCCACTGATCCCTGTAGCTTTGGGATCAAGCTCTTTTCTCATTCTGGGCTAGgtcctcctctgtcctcctaGGTTGACTGGTCCATCTGTGGTCCAGAATTGGCCGAGAAGGTGACTGTGAAGTGCTGtgcaaggtgggggtggggtggggtgagcagGCAGTGGTCAGAGTCAAAGATGACAGGATGTTGGGAGCATCACTCTGAGGGTGTCACAGCAATCTATTCATTCACTACTATGTTCCTGGCCCTGTGGACCCCTTCCTGGGCTCCAATGCGGGGCAGCCTTGGCACAGCTTGAGGGTCAGGGGTAGTGTAGTGTGGACATACCAATCTGGGTCAGACTGGGAGACAGAAAGCACACAGTAATTTGAACCAGGAAAGTTTAGTGTAAAGAACTATTAGCTACAGCCAGGCATCGAGTAATGAGGGATTGGAACTCTTAGGAATACAAGACTAGCCAGGAGAAGGAGCAGCCACCACCTGCAGGCCTGAGGCCCAGGCCTTGCTGGAGAGGGCACAGCTCTGGCGCACTGGATGACAGAGACCTTACCCGGTGCTGGGCTGGCAGAAGTTGTCATAAAAACACTTCTGAGCTACGAGGAAGGCTGCCACTCTGAAGAGTCCCTCTGAGCCTGTACAAAACTGCTCCAGGGACAGAGCTCTGGCCTCTGGTAGTTGAGTGTACTGCATGAACTGAACTCTGGAGAAGCTGTGTTCCTAGCAGGAGCCAGAGGCACTCTGCTCCCAAACTGCCTGAAGCCAGGTGCCCAAGCAAGCACAGCTGAGTGCTTCTGGCTGCTGGTCACTGGGTGCTGGGGATGGAGCATGTGCTCTGGAAGCCGTGTGCTGTGGAAGGGCAAGGGCACAGACCAGGTGTCAAGTCCAACTAGAAGCAGGAAGCAAACTCCTCTTGTCTCGCACTGCCTCTCCAGCATCCTTTCCTGACAAAGCTCAATCTGCAATTAATTGGCAAAATGACACTAGGGCCCAGGGCCATTTTCACAGAGCAGGCAAAAAGGGTGAACTTGGAACTGAGGAGAGATACATGAGTAACCAGCACAGAGGGCTTAGCGCAAAGAGCCAGGACTTCCAGATCTTGTCTCACCATGTGGACCCTGGGCAGATAAATCCCAGTGGATACTTTGGGGATTACTTTCCTACACTGGCTGCCCACACATTCCAATTCCTGACCAGATCCATCCCCTCTAGGCTTCATGAATGATAAACATTACAGAGAGTTCCTGTTTGGGGAAGACCTTGGGCCCTCTCCTTTGAATGCCTCACCTGTCTCTAAGCATCCTTCCAGCTGCAGCTGAGGTATCCCTCTGACACATCCAATCCAATCCAGCGAACCCTCCCCAAGAACCTTCTGTGCTTCTGTGTTCTGGGAGGTGGGATAAGGTGGCCAACGAGGCTGTCTCAGTCCCAGCCCACAGAGCTCATGGTCTgactggtggggagggggtgggagaccACAGTGTGACCAGTGCTGTGATGGGGGTGCTCAGGGGCCCGGAG
Protein-coding regions in this window:
- the ST6GALNAC6 gene encoding alpha-N-acetylgalactosaminide alpha-2,6-sialyltransferase 6 isoform X9 is translated as MGTTLGFWTPVSRPSGGCESEDKLFPLLMGLSFLICMVGTGPSESSPPGWPSGPGPRSGRNQRPGLGGGGLPRRRGGVVRWAESGPSQSGAACEEPPSAWGSVALGGGGVGVNSGQVRERGQWPELGGPWTEGRSWGALGPCFSLRTLSQWPRIYWRWLECKYSLPLDRCDPTSLPPGPPTGRWPLPLSRRRREMSSNKEQRSAVFVVLFALITILILYSSNSANEVFHYGSLRGRTRRPVNLKKWSITDAYVPILGNKGKVSFVVEHRLVHHGDCSGAV